The following are from one region of the Aequoribacter fuscus genome:
- the csrA gene encoding carbon storage regulator CsrA — MLILTRKVGESITIGDDVTITVVASKGGQVRIGIDAPKSVSITRSELSESQTNDNEQKAKEN; from the coding sequence ATGTTAATACTGACCAGGAAAGTCGGCGAGAGCATAACCATCGGTGATGATGTCACCATTACGGTTGTAGCCTCTAAAGGTGGCCAAGTTAGGATTGGGATTGATGCGCCGAAGAGTGTGTCGATTACGCGCAGCGAGCTGTCTGAAAGCCAAACTAACGACAACGAGCAGAAAGCCAAGGAAAATTAG
- the greB gene encoding transcription elongation factor GreB yields MSRYRPPRPPSAPYITAAGAAALKSELDELWRVERPKVTDAVREAAKNGDRSENGDYIYGKKRLREIDSRVRYLTKRLESLKVVSAAPSEPDRIFFGASVTLEEEDGSLQTLHIVGADEIDPKTGKISIDAPISRALLGKRIDDEIEYQAPAGRQVRYVIDVNYRLLEGTN; encoded by the coding sequence GTGTCTCGGTATCGACCTCCACGCCCCCCAAGCGCGCCTTATATTACCGCCGCAGGTGCAGCCGCGCTAAAGTCGGAGCTCGACGAGCTCTGGAGAGTCGAGCGCCCCAAAGTCACAGACGCCGTTCGAGAAGCTGCCAAAAATGGCGACCGATCGGAGAACGGCGATTACATCTATGGGAAGAAGCGACTCCGAGAAATCGACAGCCGCGTTCGCTACCTCACAAAACGTCTAGAGTCACTCAAAGTCGTTAGTGCTGCACCGTCGGAACCCGACCGAATATTCTTTGGCGCCAGCGTAACCCTCGAAGAGGAAGACGGCTCCCTTCAAACACTGCACATTGTTGGCGCGGATGAAATCGATCCCAAAACAGGGAAGATCAGCATCGACGCGCCTATTTCTCGCGCCTTACTGGGCAAACGCATCGATGATGAGATCGAGTATCAAGCGCCTGCAGGGCGGCAAGTACGCTACGTTATAGACGTCAACTATCGGCTCCTTGAGGGCACAAATTGA
- a CDS encoding aspartate kinase: MSLIVQKFGGTSVGTIERIEGVADKVAKFHGEGHQVVVVVSAMSGETNRLIGLANEIQARPVPREMDVLVSTGEQVTTALLSMALTKRGVKAKSYTGGQVKILTDSAHTKARIQHIDDQNLRADLEAGYVTVVAGFQGVDEKGNITTLGRGGSDTTAVALAAALKADECQIYTDVDGVYTTDPRVVSSAQRLDRITFEEMLEMASMGSKVLQIRAVEFAGKYQVPLRVLHSFQEGPGTLISIEELNDVETPTIAGIAFTRDEAKLTVSGVPDMPGIAYKILGPIGEANIEIDVIVQNVGHDNTTDFTFTVARGDLARAQEILQGVVAEIGAKSVESDSKIAKVSVVGVGMRSHAGVASQMFSALADVGINILMITTSEIKISVIIEEKYLELAVRALHTAFGLDAEPVEE; the protein is encoded by the coding sequence ATGAGCTTAATTGTTCAAAAATTTGGCGGTACCTCAGTCGGCACAATCGAACGAATCGAGGGTGTGGCTGACAAAGTCGCAAAGTTTCACGGTGAGGGCCATCAGGTTGTCGTCGTGGTGTCGGCTATGAGCGGCGAAACGAATCGATTGATTGGTCTTGCTAACGAGATTCAGGCGCGGCCTGTACCGCGCGAGATGGATGTGCTGGTTTCGACTGGTGAGCAGGTAACCACCGCACTGTTGTCGATGGCACTGACTAAACGCGGCGTAAAGGCAAAGTCTTACACGGGCGGACAAGTAAAGATCCTAACCGACAGCGCGCACACTAAAGCGCGTATTCAACATATCGACGACCAGAATTTGCGCGCCGATTTGGAGGCGGGTTATGTCACTGTGGTGGCAGGATTCCAAGGTGTTGACGAAAAGGGCAATATCACGACCCTGGGTCGCGGCGGCTCTGATACTACGGCAGTTGCCTTAGCGGCCGCTCTAAAAGCCGATGAGTGCCAAATTTACACCGATGTAGATGGCGTTTATACGACTGACCCAAGGGTTGTAAGTAGTGCGCAGCGTTTAGATCGTATTACGTTTGAAGAAATGCTCGAAATGGCGAGTATGGGTTCTAAAGTACTGCAGATTCGCGCGGTCGAGTTTGCCGGTAAGTATCAAGTGCCTTTGCGGGTACTGCACAGTTTTCAAGAGGGGCCTGGTACCCTGATTTCCATCGAGGAGCTTAATGACGTGGAAACCCCAACAATCGCAGGCATAGCCTTTACGCGCGATGAAGCCAAACTCACTGTATCGGGTGTACCTGATATGCCGGGTATTGCCTACAAAATTCTGGGTCCTATTGGCGAAGCCAATATCGAGATTGATGTCATTGTTCAGAACGTTGGGCATGATAATACTACCGACTTCACCTTCACCGTTGCGCGCGGTGACTTGGCGCGAGCGCAAGAAATTCTGCAGGGTGTAGTGGCGGAAATTGGTGCGAAAAGTGTAGAAAGCGATAGTAAAATTGCCAAAGTGTCTGTTGTAGGCGTAGGCATGCGATCACATGCTGGCGTTGCTAGCCAAATGTTTTCGGCGTTAGCAGACGTAGGTATTAATATCCTTATGATTACGACATCAGAAATTAAGATTTCGGTGATCATCGAAGAGAAGTACCTTGAACTCGCTGTTCGCGCACTGCACACGGCCTTTGGTTTAGATGCGGAGCCCGTAGAGGAATAG
- the gcvP gene encoding aminomethyl-transferring glycine dehydrogenase — protein sequence MPNATYEALYNRNEFLDRHLGLTEAQQHEIAQTLGFASLDELIAATVPSSILKNDLMPLDSAQTERDTLAEIKAIAQQNKVHRSYIGCGFYNTITPNVIARNVLENPGWYTAYTPYQPEISQGRLEALLTYQQMVIDMTGMPMANASMLDEASAAAEAMTLLNRVNKKSKSETFLVAEDCHPQTIAVIQTRAEPLGIKVVVGDIAELVESEEAFGALVQYPGTYGDVRELGPLVEIAHSKNTLVAVAADLMSLALLKSPGAQGADVVLGNTQRFGVPMGFGGPHAAYFATREDYKRSTPGRIIGVSIDRSGNRALRMAMQTREQHIRREKATSNICTAQALLAIMAGFYAMYHGPKGVRRIAERIHFLTATLATTLKHAGVQVVTQRYFDTLKLQVDDSAGLLKSGYRQEVNLRPIDSSHVGISIDETTTIDDIRELVTLITGQELDLAEPEHIIPQTLARDVDYLQHPLFNDFQSETEMLRYMRRLESKDIALNQAMIPLGSCTMKLNATAEMIPVTWPEFANMHPFAPADQTKGYQILLEQLEQMLITCTGYDAMSLQPNAGSQGEYAGLLAIRRYHESRGDHHRTICLIPSSAHGTNPASAVMAGMSVVMVACDNHGNVDMNDLRAKVEQYSDTLAAIMVTYPSTHGVFEEEIVALCDLIHQHGGQVYVDGANLNALVGIAAPGKFGADVSHLNLHKTFCIPHGGGGPGMGPIGVGAHLAPFLPSHPISPVGSLPATNDTVSSAPFGSASILPISWVYIRLMGAEGLRLASQVAILSANYIAHRLKGHYPVLYTGKSGTVAHECIIDIRPIKEHSGISEEDIAKRLMDFGFHAPTMSFPVAGTLMIEPTESESLAELDRFCDALITIRDEIRKVESGEFDAEDNPLKNAPHTALEIASDDWSHAYTREQAVYPLPSLRSAKYWPPVNRVDNVYGDRNLVCSCPPIESYVQ from the coding sequence ATGCCAAACGCAACTTACGAAGCACTTTATAACCGCAACGAATTCCTTGATCGCCACCTTGGTTTGACCGAAGCGCAGCAGCACGAAATCGCGCAAACGCTTGGCTTTGCTTCATTGGATGAACTCATTGCGGCCACCGTACCCAGCAGCATCCTGAAAAACGATCTAATGCCACTGGACAGTGCGCAAACCGAGCGCGACACCCTGGCAGAAATCAAAGCGATCGCGCAGCAAAACAAAGTTCACCGATCTTACATTGGCTGCGGCTTCTACAACACGATCACGCCAAATGTCATCGCTCGCAACGTACTGGAAAACCCCGGCTGGTATACCGCTTACACGCCGTATCAGCCCGAAATTTCTCAGGGCCGCCTTGAGGCGTTGTTGACGTACCAGCAAATGGTCATCGATATGACCGGCATGCCCATGGCTAATGCCTCGATGCTGGACGAAGCCTCTGCTGCGGCAGAGGCCATGACCCTGCTAAATCGTGTCAATAAAAAATCAAAATCAGAGACATTTTTGGTGGCCGAGGACTGCCACCCCCAAACCATAGCCGTTATACAAACCCGCGCTGAACCGCTGGGCATTAAGGTGGTCGTCGGCGATATCGCCGAGCTCGTTGAGTCCGAAGAGGCCTTCGGAGCGCTGGTGCAATACCCTGGCACCTACGGCGATGTTCGTGAACTTGGCCCACTGGTGGAAATCGCCCACAGCAAAAATACATTAGTCGCCGTGGCTGCTGACCTGATGAGCCTTGCCTTACTGAAATCTCCCGGCGCTCAAGGCGCCGATGTCGTGCTCGGAAACACGCAGCGTTTCGGGGTGCCCATGGGCTTTGGTGGCCCTCATGCGGCCTATTTCGCCACCCGCGAAGACTACAAGCGCTCAACGCCAGGCCGCATTATTGGCGTATCGATCGACCGCAGTGGCAATCGTGCGCTTCGCATGGCCATGCAAACCCGCGAGCAGCACATCCGACGCGAGAAGGCCACCAGCAACATCTGCACGGCCCAAGCTCTGCTGGCGATCATGGCGGGATTCTACGCGATGTATCACGGCCCCAAGGGCGTCAGACGGATCGCAGAGCGCATTCACTTCTTGACCGCAACACTCGCCACGACCTTGAAACACGCAGGCGTGCAGGTCGTAACGCAGCGCTACTTTGATACCTTAAAACTTCAGGTTGACGATAGCGCGGGCCTGCTGAAGAGTGGCTACCGACAAGAAGTTAACCTGCGCCCAATCGATTCGAGCCATGTCGGCATCTCCATTGATGAGACAACAACAATCGATGATATCCGGGAGTTGGTGACACTCATTACGGGCCAAGAGCTCGACCTTGCTGAGCCCGAGCACATCATTCCTCAGACACTGGCTCGCGATGTGGATTATCTGCAGCACCCACTGTTCAACGATTTCCAGTCAGAAACCGAAATGCTGCGCTACATGCGTCGCCTGGAGTCAAAGGATATTGCGCTGAACCAAGCCATGATTCCGCTCGGCAGCTGCACCATGAAGCTTAATGCAACCGCCGAGATGATCCCGGTCACATGGCCCGAGTTTGCCAACATGCACCCCTTCGCGCCTGCCGACCAGACGAAGGGATATCAGATCCTGCTAGAGCAGCTCGAGCAAATGCTGATTACCTGCACAGGCTACGACGCAATGTCTTTGCAACCTAACGCGGGTTCGCAAGGGGAATATGCGGGCCTTCTGGCGATTCGTCGCTACCACGAAAGCCGCGGCGACCATCACCGCACGATTTGCCTAATTCCGTCATCGGCTCACGGCACCAACCCTGCAAGCGCGGTCATGGCTGGAATGAGCGTCGTCATGGTCGCCTGCGACAACCACGGCAACGTGGACATGAACGATTTGCGCGCGAAAGTCGAGCAATATTCGGACACCTTAGCCGCCATCATGGTCACCTACCCTTCGACTCATGGCGTTTTTGAGGAAGAAATTGTCGCTTTGTGCGATTTAATTCACCAGCACGGCGGGCAAGTTTACGTGGACGGCGCCAACCTCAATGCCCTTGTGGGTATTGCTGCTCCGGGCAAATTCGGGGCCGATGTCTCGCACCTCAACTTGCACAAGACCTTCTGCATCCCTCACGGTGGCGGCGGCCCAGGCATGGGACCCATTGGCGTTGGTGCTCATTTGGCACCGTTCTTGCCTTCGCATCCCATAAGCCCTGTGGGTTCGCTTCCAGCAACCAATGATACAGTCTCATCCGCGCCTTTCGGCAGCGCATCGATATTGCCCATCTCGTGGGTTTACATCCGGCTGATGGGAGCCGAGGGTTTGCGTTTGGCTAGCCAGGTCGCCATTTTATCGGCCAATTACATTGCTCACCGATTAAAAGGTCATTATCCCGTGCTGTACACCGGTAAAAGTGGCACCGTAGCACACGAGTGCATTATCGATATTCGCCCCATCAAAGAACACAGCGGCATCAGTGAGGAAGATATCGCCAAGCGCTTAATGGACTTTGGGTTCCATGCGCCGACGATGTCGTTTCCCGTCGCTGGCACCCTTATGATTGAACCGACTGAGTCGGAGTCGCTGGCCGAACTGGATCGCTTCTGTGATGCGCTTATCACCATCCGTGATGAAATTCGCAAAGTGGAAAGCGGAGAATTTGATGCCGAGGACAACCCATTGAAAAACGCGCCGCACACTGCTCTGGAAATCGCGAGTGATGATTGGTCCCACGCCTACACTAGGGAACAAGCGGTATACCCACTACCCTCGTTGCGATCTGCGAAATACTGGCCACCTGTCAACCGTGTAGACAACGTCTATGGTGACCGAAACCTAGTCTGTTCTTGCCCCCCTATCGAGTCATACGTCCAGTAG
- a CDS encoding Trm112 family protein: MLDKKLLEILVCPVTKAPLEYDEQAQELVCKASGLAYPIRDGIPVMLESEARLLTADEKLD; encoded by the coding sequence GTGCTCGATAAGAAATTGCTAGAAATCTTGGTGTGTCCAGTCACTAAAGCGCCACTGGAATACGATGAGCAGGCGCAAGAGCTGGTGTGTAAGGCAAGTGGTTTAGCCTATCCCATCCGAGACGGTATCCCCGTAATGCTTGAGAGCGAAGCGCGGTTGTTAACCGCCGACGAGAAATTGGACTAA
- a CDS encoding M23 family metallopeptidase codes for MRDGLRVLLLVFSVWLSPTLAECVDVRGELTQGTWLRFESSNISAVRFNEQRLPLIDARLSWVGLGRDSALDNTLRVTFTDGRMCEQPIVLREREYKVSVVEGVPQRTVTPPQEDLERIRREGVLVRAAKQQVYECDACIEQLLSATQMPLTGRISGVYGSQRIYNGKPGNPHYGLDIARPTGTPVSAPVMGLVVLAEPDLYYSGGTVIIHHGYGVTSSFLHMSQVSVRVGDMVAQGDKIGEVGATGRATGPHLDWRMNFRDNRVDPNTLFSLVPAP; via the coding sequence ATGCGTGACGGGTTAAGAGTATTGTTGTTGGTGTTTTCTGTTTGGCTCAGTCCGACGCTCGCTGAGTGTGTTGATGTGCGTGGCGAATTGACCCAAGGCACTTGGCTGCGCTTTGAGTCCTCCAACATAAGTGCAGTGAGGTTTAACGAGCAGCGACTGCCATTGATCGATGCGCGGTTGAGCTGGGTTGGTTTGGGGCGCGACTCGGCGCTGGACAATACGCTGAGAGTCACCTTTACGGACGGCAGAATGTGTGAGCAGCCCATTGTGTTGCGTGAGCGCGAATACAAGGTCTCCGTCGTCGAGGGCGTTCCTCAGCGCACGGTGACACCTCCTCAGGAGGATCTCGAGCGCATTCGCCGAGAGGGGGTGCTGGTGCGAGCGGCCAAACAGCAGGTTTACGAGTGTGACGCGTGCATCGAACAACTTCTGTCGGCAACCCAAATGCCGCTCACGGGACGAATTTCTGGCGTCTACGGCAGTCAGCGTATTTATAACGGTAAACCCGGCAACCCACATTACGGTTTGGATATCGCTCGACCTACAGGAACGCCAGTCTCGGCGCCTGTGATGGGGCTTGTGGTGCTCGCTGAACCAGACCTCTACTACTCTGGTGGTACTGTGATTATTCATCACGGGTACGGAGTAACGTCGTCTTTTTTGCATATGAGCCAGGTGAGTGTGCGAGTGGGGGACATGGTGGCCCAGGGTGATAAAATTGGCGAAGTCGGCGCGACGGGCCGTGCGACGGGCCCTCATCTCGATTGGCGCATGAATTTTCGTGATAATCGCGTTGATCCGAATACCTTGTTCTCACTAGTGCCCGCGCCCTAG
- the ppk1 gene encoding polyphosphate kinase 1 yields the protein MNDDDKYVAKELSWLSFNERVLQEASSRDVPVIQQVRYLGIFSNNMDEFFRVRVADVRRLAAFSTGEDKDAARALLKQIQSRVRELQQKFDEVYRGCLIALRRRNIYLINEQQLRADQSAFVERYFRDNVLPELSPLFLKGSTQLPELNDASIYFAIRMALTNSKVQYALLEIPTDRIDRFVYIPPKGSRRKKAIIVLDNIIRHCLKEVFRGVLDIEDAQAYTIKITRDAELEMDEKITQSLIDKVDGSLARRKKADPVRFVYDSEMPEDLLEILAKRFNLGKYDSFIAGGRYHNSKDFMKFPNLGPDYLEFDPMEPARLPYLDKPGSSIFGKIRERDILLYYPYHSFRYVEDFLHTAALDPSVTSISMTLYRVASNSHVVNALINAARNQKQVTVVIELQARFDESANIRWSRVLGDAGVQVIFGIPGLKVHSKLILINRQEDGEERQYAHIGTGNFNESTARLYTDFSLLTADREIGKEVANVFDFIRHTYRRFRYRHLMVSPNTNRSGLMALIDTEIANAKAGRKSGIFIKCNNLVDKPIVDKLYQASQAGVKIRLIVRGMFAMKAGVKGLSENIRAISIVDRYLEHPRVFVFENAGDTKVFISSADLMTRNLDFRVEVTCPIYDPAAKQLILDVLELQWRDRAKARLLDEEQTNKLVPRGNRRKLRSQEHLHDLINTWSDAFGTEGAEGPQAE from the coding sequence ATGAATGACGACGATAAGTACGTAGCCAAAGAACTCAGTTGGTTGTCCTTCAACGAACGCGTGCTGCAAGAAGCGTCCAGTCGAGACGTGCCCGTGATTCAGCAGGTCCGCTACTTGGGCATATTTTCTAACAACATGGACGAGTTTTTTCGGGTCCGAGTTGCCGATGTTCGTCGCTTGGCTGCCTTTTCAACGGGGGAAGACAAAGACGCCGCTCGCGCGCTCTTGAAGCAGATTCAAAGTCGGGTAAGGGAGTTACAGCAAAAGTTCGATGAGGTGTATCGGGGGTGTCTGATAGCGCTGCGCCGGCGCAATATTTATTTGATTAACGAGCAACAGTTGCGCGCTGATCAATCGGCTTTTGTTGAACGTTATTTCCGGGATAACGTCCTGCCCGAGCTCTCGCCGCTGTTTCTGAAGGGTTCAACTCAGTTACCCGAATTGAACGATGCCTCGATCTACTTTGCGATTCGAATGGCATTGACCAACTCTAAAGTGCAGTACGCGTTACTCGAAATTCCAACCGACCGAATTGATCGTTTCGTTTACATTCCGCCCAAAGGCTCGCGCCGCAAAAAAGCGATTATCGTGTTGGATAACATCATTCGACATTGTCTGAAGGAAGTGTTCCGAGGCGTGCTCGATATTGAAGATGCCCAGGCCTACACCATCAAAATTACCCGCGACGCGGAATTAGAGATGGACGAAAAGATCACCCAAAGTCTAATTGATAAAGTCGACGGCAGTTTAGCGCGGCGCAAAAAAGCCGACCCGGTTCGCTTTGTGTACGACAGCGAAATGCCTGAGGATTTGCTCGAAATTTTGGCCAAACGTTTCAATTTGGGTAAGTACGATAGCTTTATCGCTGGTGGCCGCTACCACAACTCTAAAGACTTTATGAAGTTTCCGAACTTGGGCCCAGATTACTTAGAGTTTGATCCGATGGAGCCGGCTCGCTTGCCTTATCTTGATAAGCCCGGTTCCAGTATTTTCGGGAAAATTCGCGAGCGCGATATTCTGCTGTATTACCCTTATCATTCGTTTCGTTATGTGGAAGATTTTCTGCATACGGCTGCGCTCGATCCCTCGGTGACGTCCATCAGTATGACTCTTTACAGGGTGGCGTCGAATTCGCATGTCGTGAACGCTCTGATCAATGCGGCACGTAATCAGAAGCAAGTCACTGTGGTGATCGAGCTGCAGGCGCGCTTCGATGAAAGCGCCAACATTCGCTGGTCGCGGGTGCTTGGTGATGCTGGTGTTCAGGTAATTTTTGGTATTCCTGGCTTGAAAGTACATTCCAAACTCATCTTGATCAATCGTCAAGAGGATGGAGAAGAGCGCCAGTACGCCCACATCGGCACGGGCAACTTCAACGAAAGCACCGCCAGACTTTATACTGACTTCAGCCTGCTGACAGCCGATCGCGAGATCGGTAAAGAGGTCGCCAACGTCTTTGACTTTATTCGTCATACCTATCGGCGTTTCCGCTACCGACATTTGATGGTGTCACCCAATACCAACCGATCTGGCCTCATGGCCTTGATTGATACGGAAATTGCCAATGCCAAGGCAGGGCGTAAGTCAGGAATTTTCATCAAATGTAACAACCTTGTGGACAAGCCTATCGTCGATAAACTGTACCAAGCCAGTCAGGCGGGCGTTAAGATCAGACTTATCGTACGGGGTATGTTCGCGATGAAGGCAGGTGTTAAGGGGTTGAGTGAGAATATCCGAGCCATCAGCATCGTGGATCGTTACTTAGAACACCCCAGAGTCTTTGTGTTTGAAAACGCGGGCGACACAAAGGTCTTCATATCGTCGGCCGATTTGATGACACGTAACTTAGACTTCAGAGTGGAAGTTACGTGCCCGATATACGATCCCGCCGCAAAGCAGCTTATTTTGGACGTGTTAGAGTTACAGTGGCGTGATCGTGCCAAAGCACGTTTGCTAGACGAAGAGCAAACCAATAAGTTGGTGCCTCGAGGCAATCGACGTAAGCTCCGTTCACAAGAGCATTTGCATGACCTGATTAATACGTGGTCTGACGCCTTCGGTACAGAAGGCGCAGAGGGCCCGCAGGCAGAGTAA
- the alaS gene encoding alanine--tRNA ligase — translation MKTVEIREAFLSYFESQGHTRVASSSLVPENDPTLLFTNAGMNQFKDTFLGSEPRDYVRATSSQRCVRAGGKHNDLENVGYTARHHTFFEMLGNFSFGDYFKRDAIKFAWTFLTEVLGLPEDRLWVTVHVSDDEAADIWIKEMGVSAERFSRLDEDNFWQMGDTGPCGPSSEIFYDHGADVPGGPPGSENDDLDRYIEIWNLVFMQFNRDASGELHPLPKPSVDTGMGLERIAAVMQNVHSNYEIDLFQALIKAAAQAVNCNNLLDNSLRVIADHIRSCSFLIVDGVVPGNEGRGYVLRRIIRRAVRHGNKLGATEPFFYKLVDALSAQMGEAYPELAQQAGRVAQVLLQEEQQFAKTLDNGMQILEESLEGLQGGEIPGDIVFKLYDTYGFPVDLTNDIARERGLTLDMAGYDEAMAKQRARSQEGGKFVVDYSKTIALEGATEFLGYSDAKASGTVEVIIVDGEKVSTLAAGQQGVVVFDRTPFYAESGGQTGDTGGLTAPGLSARVLDTTKQGDLHLHHVHVESGELAVAASVSMQIDEHLRDQIRANHSATHLLHAALRQVLGGHVQQKGSLVTAERLRFDFSHSAPVTADELAQLNAIVNAQVMANTEVSTRLMNMDEAVQAGAMALFGEKYGDEVRVLAMGTDSFSVELCGGTHVGRTGDIGVFRIVSESGIAAGVRRIEAVTGVGALAEINSLDTALQGVCLELKAQPENVVSRVAAMRGQIRELEKQIDQLKMKMAQAAGGELASQAIEVRGVPVLAARLDGADAKALRDAVDQMKSKLGDSVVLLASVVDDKIVLAAGVSKAVTDRVKAGDLMREFATRLGGKGGGRPDMAQGGGTDVAALNDVLGAVPAWVDTQLP, via the coding sequence ATGAAAACCGTAGAAATACGCGAAGCGTTTTTGTCTTATTTTGAGAGTCAGGGCCACACGCGAGTCGCGAGTAGTTCCTTGGTGCCCGAGAATGATCCTACTCTGTTGTTTACTAACGCAGGGATGAATCAATTCAAAGATACCTTTCTAGGATCTGAGCCGCGGGACTATGTGCGAGCGACCAGCTCACAGCGCTGCGTGCGCGCTGGTGGTAAACACAACGATCTCGAGAACGTAGGCTACACTGCGCGACATCACACCTTCTTTGAAATGTTGGGCAACTTTAGTTTTGGTGACTATTTCAAACGCGATGCGATCAAGTTTGCTTGGACGTTCTTGACCGAGGTGCTGGGTTTGCCAGAGGACCGTTTATGGGTCACGGTGCACGTGTCCGATGACGAGGCGGCCGATATCTGGATCAAAGAAATGGGCGTTAGCGCCGAACGATTCTCGCGCTTAGACGAAGATAACTTTTGGCAGATGGGTGACACCGGCCCCTGCGGTCCCAGCTCTGAAATTTTCTATGACCATGGCGCCGACGTACCCGGCGGCCCACCGGGGTCTGAGAACGACGATTTGGATCGCTATATCGAGATCTGGAATCTGGTGTTTATGCAGTTTAATCGCGACGCGAGCGGAGAGCTCCACCCGCTACCCAAACCGTCAGTCGATACCGGTATGGGATTAGAGCGGATTGCAGCGGTCATGCAAAATGTCCACAGTAACTACGAAATCGACCTGTTTCAGGCGCTGATTAAAGCAGCCGCGCAGGCCGTTAACTGCAACAACTTGTTGGATAACTCGTTGCGCGTAATTGCCGACCACATCCGCTCGTGCAGCTTCTTGATTGTTGATGGCGTTGTCCCCGGAAATGAAGGTCGAGGTTATGTTCTTCGTCGTATCATCCGCCGCGCGGTGCGCCACGGCAATAAACTGGGTGCGACCGAGCCGTTCTTCTATAAGCTGGTCGATGCGTTGAGCGCGCAAATGGGCGAGGCGTACCCTGAGTTAGCGCAACAGGCTGGGCGAGTGGCTCAGGTCTTGTTGCAAGAGGAACAGCAGTTTGCCAAGACTCTGGATAACGGTATGCAGATCCTTGAAGAGTCTTTAGAGGGTCTTCAAGGTGGCGAGATTCCGGGTGATATCGTCTTCAAGCTTTACGATACCTATGGCTTTCCTGTCGATTTGACCAATGACATTGCGCGTGAGCGTGGTTTGACGCTAGATATGGCGGGTTACGATGAGGCGATGGCAAAGCAACGCGCCCGTTCACAGGAAGGCGGCAAGTTTGTCGTTGATTACAGCAAGACGATTGCGCTGGAAGGTGCTACGGAGTTTCTGGGTTATTCAGACGCTAAAGCCAGCGGCACGGTCGAGGTTATTATTGTTGATGGTGAAAAAGTATCTACCCTAGCGGCCGGTCAGCAGGGTGTCGTTGTTTTTGATCGGACACCGTTTTATGCCGAGTCCGGTGGGCAAACAGGCGATACGGGAGGGCTCACGGCGCCAGGTCTATCCGCCCGAGTTTTGGATACCACGAAACAAGGCGACTTACACTTACACCACGTTCATGTGGAGTCGGGTGAGTTGGCTGTAGCCGCGTCCGTTTCGATGCAAATCGACGAGCATTTGCGGGATCAGATTCGAGCCAATCACTCGGCGACCCATTTATTGCACGCTGCTTTGCGGCAAGTCCTAGGTGGCCATGTTCAGCAGAAAGGGTCCTTGGTAACAGCCGAGCGTTTACGTTTTGACTTCTCTCACAGCGCGCCAGTGACTGCAGACGAGCTTGCGCAGCTGAATGCGATTGTCAATGCGCAAGTGATGGCAAACACCGAAGTCTCTACTCGGCTCATGAACATGGATGAGGCGGTGCAAGCGGGCGCCATGGCCTTGTTCGGCGAGAAGTACGGTGATGAAGTGCGCGTCTTAGCGATGGGTACGGATTCGTTCTCCGTGGAACTGTGCGGTGGAACACACGTTGGTCGAACCGGTGATATCGGCGTGTTTCGAATTGTGAGTGAAAGCGGTATTGCTGCAGGTGTTCGCCGTATCGAGGCGGTAACAGGCGTCGGCGCACTGGCTGAGATCAATTCGCTCGATACCGCCTTGCAGGGCGTATGCCTTGAGCTTAAAGCACAACCCGAGAATGTTGTATCTCGTGTTGCGGCAATGCGCGGGCAGATTCGCGAGCTTGAAAAGCAAATCGACCAGCTCAAAATGAAGATGGCTCAAGCGGCTGGCGGTGAACTCGCCTCTCAAGCGATTGAGGTCAGAGGTGTGCCAGTCCTCGCCGCGCGACTTGACGGTGCCGATGCCAAGGCACTTCGCGATGCGGTCGATCAAATGAAATCGAAGCTCGGCGATTCTGTGGTGCTGCTTGCGTCCGTGGTCGACGATAAAATCGTGTTGGCGGCGGGTGTGTCTAAAGCGGTAACGGATCGTGTTAAGGCCGGGGATTTGATGCGCGAGTTCGCGACACGACTGGGCGGTAAAGGGGGCGGTAGACCCGACATGGCGCAAGGTGGCGGTACCGATGTGGCTGCCTTGAACGACGTCTTGGGTGCGGTGCCTGCGTGGGTTGATACGCAGCTGCCATAA
- a CDS encoding histidine triad nucleotide-binding protein translates to MSTLFEKIIAREIPSDVVFEDDQCIVINDINPVAPIHVLIIPKKPIVKLADAEAGDQALLGHLMLVAGEVARQLGVAEGFRLIVNNGEGGGQTIFHLHLHLLAGRDFTEAQLAP, encoded by the coding sequence ATGAGCACTCTGTTTGAGAAGATTATTGCGCGCGAAATTCCGTCCGATGTCGTATTTGAAGACGATCAGTGCATTGTGATCAATGACATCAACCCCGTCGCGCCGATTCACGTGCTGATTATTCCGAAAAAACCGATCGTAAAGTTGGCGGATGCAGAGGCAGGCGATCAAGCCTTACTTGGGCATCTTATGTTGGTTGCCGGCGAGGTGGCGCGTCAATTAGGCGTTGCCGAGGGCTTTCGTTTGATCGTGAATAATGGCGAAGGCGGTGGTCAGACAATTTTTCATTTGCACCTGCACTTGCTGGCTGGACGCGACTTCACTGAAGCGCAGCTCGCGCCCTAA